From Camelina sativa cultivar DH55 chromosome 5, Cs, whole genome shotgun sequence:
GGCAGATTGTTACCACATTTTAGATGTGCCCTACACGGCTACACCTGTTCTCAGAAAAAAGAGTCCGTATAGTGATTATCCTTTTTCCTCTTAAACTCCATCAAGCTTCCATAAGTGCGGTCTGCAACCCCAACATATAGTGCCTCTGTGTCGGGGCTGAACGAGATCCCTGCTATTTCTCCAAACAGATCAATCTCTTGAGACTGTAGAAACCCGGACTCCATGTCAAAGATGTGAACGAAGTCTGCAGGCTCGGCCATGGCCAGAAACCGCCCTCCTGGTGTGAACTTCAGTCCTCTGATGGCTCCCATATTTCCTTTCAAGACAGCGAATGATTCTGATGGATTCCGAATGTCCCAGAGACGGCATGTCGTGTCTTGGTTTCCAGTTGCCAAGATTAGACCATTCGGGTGCCATGCAGATGCAAACGAGTAGTCTTTGTGGCCTTTGAGGCTTGAAATAACCTGCACCATGACCCCAAGTCCAGTTACAACACTTGAATgtagatgagaagaaaaaagaggacAATGATAAGCTTTGAAGAAGTTCAACAGCTCAACTCTTAGCTATAGGTCTATACTGTTTCTAGCCTAGGACTGAATGTAGCAGCATTGAGCTTATTGTGAGCTAATAGAGAGCAGTTAGCAGATTATCCTGGCAGAATGTTTTGGGTGTGGATGTTCTAGGTTTTGGTTGGGGCATTTGGTTCAGAGTTGAGACTCTTACATCAACCAAACTCCCTGGTTTGGTGAATCGAAtaacaaaagtattttgttttagctttttgTTCTTATCATAAAGCCGTAGGATACTTACTTTTCCAGAATGGGAATCAGAGATCAAACATTCTGTACTGTCCCCGAGTACAGCAAGTAGCTTTCCATCTGGGCTAGCTGAGGTATTCTGCAAGAATAGTAGAGTGTTTCTAGTTAGAGAAATTTGGAAGCTAGAAAATTTAGCTGTTGGTGGAGAATAGCCTGGAACTCACATTGACAGACCAATCGAAAGCAAATTCACTGACACGTGTAAAGCTCTGAGCATCAAACACCCGAATTTTACAGTCATTATTTGCGGTTATAAGCCTTAGTGAGCCACTGCAGTAAAAAGAGAAGACAAGAAACTTCAGGTCGAGTTCAGGATGANNNNNNNNNNNNNNNNNNNNNNNNNNNNNNNNNNNNNNNNNNNNNNNNNNNNNNNNNNNNNNNNNNNNNNNNNNNNNNNNNNNNNNNNNNNNNNNNNNNNNNNNNNNNNNNNNNNNNNNNNNNNNNNNNNNNNNNNNNNNNNNNNNNNNNNNNNNNNNNNNNNNNNNNNNNNNNNNNNNNNNNNNNNNNNNNNNNNNNNNNNNNNNNNNNNNNNNNNNNNNNNNNNNNNNNNNNNNNNNNNNNNNNNNNNNNNNNNNNNNNNNNNNNNNNNNNNNNNNNNNNNNNNNNNNNNNNNNNNNNNNNNNNNNNNNNNNNNNNNNNNNNNNNNNNNNNNNNNNNNNNNNNNNNNNNNNNNNNNNNNNNNNNNNNNNNNNNNNNNNNNNNNNNNNNNNNNNNNNNNNNNNNNNNNNNNNNNNNNNNNNNNNNNNNNNNNNNNNNNNNNNNNNNNNNNNNNNNNNNNNNNNNNNNNNNNNNNNNNNNNNNNNNNNNNNNNNNNNNNNNNNNNNNNNNNNNNNNNNNNNNNNNNNNNNNNNNNNNNNNNNNNNNNNNNNNNNNNNNNNNNNNNNNNNNNNNNNNNNNNNNNNNNNNNNNNNNNNNNNNNNNNNNNNNNNNNNNNNNNNNNNNNNNNNNNNNNNNNNNNNNNNNNNNNNNNNNNNNTCTCTTGAGACTGTAGAAACCCGGACTCCATGTCAAAGATGTGAACGAAGTCTGCAGGCTCGGCCATGGCCAGAAACCGCCCTCCTGGTGTGAACTTCAGTCCTCTGATGGCTCCCATATTTCCTTTCAAGACAGCGAATGATTCTGATGGATTCCGAATGTCCCAGAGACGGCATGTCGTGTCTTGGTTTCCAGTTGCCAAGATTAGACCATTCGGGTGCCATGCAGATGCAAACGAGTAGTCTTTGTGGCCTTTGAGGCTTGAAATAACCTGCACCATGACCCCAAGTCCAGTTACAACACTTGAATgtagatgagaagaaaaaagaggacAATGATAAGCTTTGAAGAAGTTCAACAGCTCAACTCTTAGCTATAGGTCTATACTGTTTCTAGCCTAGGACTGAATGTAGCAGCATTGAGCTTATTGTGAGCTAATAGAGAGCAGTTAGCAGATTATCCTGGCAGAATGTTTTGGGTGTGGATGTTCTAGGTTTTGGTTGGGGCATTTGGTTCAGAGTTGAGACTCTTACATCAACCAAACTCCCTGGTTTGGTGAATCGAAtaacaaaagtattttgttttagctttttgTTCTTATCATAAAGCCGTAGGATACTTACTTTTCCAGAATGGGAATCAGAGATCAAACATTCTGTACTGTCCCCGAGTACAGCAAGTAGCTTTCCATCTGGGCTAGCTGAGGTATTCTGCAAGAATAGTAGAGTGTTTCTAGTTAGAGAAATTTGGAAGCTAGAAAATTTAGCTGTTGGTGGAGAATAGCCTGGAACTCACATTGACAGACCAATCGAAAGCAAATTCACTGACACGTGTAAAGCTCTGAGCATCAAACACCCGAATTTTACAGTCATTATTTGCGGTTATAAGCCTTAGTGAGCCACTGCAGTAAAAAGAGAAGACAAGAAACTTCAGGTCGAGTTCAGGATGATACATAAAGCCTCTAGAAATCGCTAATAACTCTCTGGCCCTTTCATACCTTGGACTTCGGTATATATCGACTGTGTTTGTGATGGCATACTCTTCCGTTGATAATCTTGTGCAAAAAGCAACCCCAGGCTGATTTACACactggaggaagagaagagcaATGCAAGTTAAAGGATATGGATTTGAGGATTATATTATCTACTCGACGAAAAGCAAAGACTATTCGAAGGAAATGTGAACCTTGCAGAGAAGCTCCCCATCAAACCCTCCTAACAGGATCAGATTTTCTTTGACTGTCATGCTGCTAACTTGCACCCTAGAGAGTGGCTCGGAAAACAATCCAGGTAGTTTCTatgaaaagaattttaaaaaatcaaactaggAACTAAGATCAATCTGAAAAAActatttttgctattttcctagATTCCACACAGCTCTCACCTGAGTGGGGGTAACTGATCTGGCGACATTAACTACTTCTTTCCCTCTCTGGAGTAGAGATGACCAGTGCATGAGTGAATAATTTTGCATAAGATATACATCATGCTTTGATGTCGCCCATACCAAATTCCGAAGCTGTAAAAGGAAGAATATGAAAGGATCAACCAGTGCTATGTAAgcagaaaacatgaaaacaagcagaaaacatgaaaacaagATTTGCTTGTATATGAATATGAGGTAAGTTAAGTACCAGCCTTGATTACAAATTGACTTTCTGACTTTCTTTTTAATGGACTAGCGTTAGAAACTAAAATGAACAATGGTTTTTTACACAAAAAGAATACATCTATAACCAGATTGAGTCAAACGTCAACCCATATACATGATATGCATTTTTATGAAATGCGGCATGCAGGAACAGAAAAGTTAGTGAATGAAATGAGTAAAGCACCCAAAACTCCTTAAGTTTAACAAATTATATTCATGCAAAGTCGTATGATGTGGTTAAGAAACAAAACTCTATCTGGACACATGGTTACAGGGACTTCTTAAATGCGCAAACATTCTCTTATCATACCCATACCGTTATGCTGCCGGCTGCTCAGACATTACTCCCAACTGCATCAGAAATTGAAATTAGAGGAAAATAACCCTAAATGCCACAAATTATTGAGCAATATGTTTATAAACCATATTCAGATTAAAACAAACACACTGCGGATCTGCAACACAAGATGTGTAAAGTAGAGTGCAGCAATGATCGAGTATATGATTGTTCCAACCCTCACTTTATTTTATACTTGtacattacaaaaatttaaGCATGAGAACGTGCTTTAACACTTTAAAGTCCACCATACGAACCCGGCTCTAGTTTCACTATGTAGTTTTTGTTCTATATTGGCTAATAAAGTCACCCTGATGCAGCTCTAATATGATAAAACTTAACTTTAAAAGACTTTTCAAGACTTTTAGTATAGAAAAAGtagaaataaaactatacaaGCATCCGTCGAGAGCTCTGCACAAAAACGGATTAAAGTGAATAGAAAACCTGAGTGCAAGCCTTCCATTTCTAAACagtaaagttaaaaaaaaaaatcaaagataaaatgaaaagaGGATAGTATCACCACGGATGCTGATAGTCATGAACTGTACTCAGACACCAATTTAGTCAACCTGAAGCACATTCTTAGACAAAAGTTATCTGCCCATAGATTATTATAACTCAGATAAACAATGCTACAACTTAAGAAAACCATTTTGCAACTTAAAGATGTACGGATGAGATGCAAAAAAACCTATGCCTTAATTACCTAAACGAAAACTGAACAAAAGGTTAAtccaataatgatgcaaatgATATGCCTATGAACCTTTAAATTTGAAGAAAGATTCGTCTTTTATACATAGAGGGCCAACAAAATGCTGGTTATGAATCAGAAGATACAAAATCTCTACCTGAAAATGCACAATAGTAGATGCGACAAGCCTTGTATTGAATTGGAAATCGTAAAAGTTCTTTCCTTTTTCAACTTGCCGATGTTCCTGTCAATTGTAACATTTTCACACAGAATAAACTTGATGTATTCTATTCACTAATGAAGAAATCACATGAAGTAAAGTCAGTTCTATGTGTTGTTACACTAACCTTATCGAGCTTTTCCCGAGAACGCGGGGTTAAGATATTGACAAAGTTCTCATACTCTTTCAACCTAGTCTCACGAAACTCGTCTCTAGTGTACTTAAACCCTCCCCACTGAATCCCTTGAACGTCTTTCCCATTTCTTGCCTCTTGAGCTGATGTATCTGTCTCTGTCTTAGTCTGTCACATAAGAAAGTCTTAAGCTTTATCATTCTCTACCACAAAGACCAATAATTATACATCACAAAAGAAGTGCTTACGGTTTCAAAATCATCCTCAAAATCAGAATCAGACAACTCAGAATCAACAACCCTTGTTGTTTTTCCTATGGACTTGTCATCACTGTTGAATTGTTCCATTGACCTATCTACAAGTATAAACACTAGTTCTATCATTTAGATAAGCTTAAATCAACCATGCCCAAAACTTGAGAACACAAGAAGAGAAGTAAGGTGCAAGGAAAACGAGAAATTCTTACATCAGAAGGTGGATCGGCGATGAAGAAAGATCTTATTTAGATCATTCTCAGACAAGGTTCAGGTATTTTCGAGAAAGATGAAGACTTTAgaagctgagagagagagagagagagagagagagcaactGATTTTGGTAAAGAAAGGtcgagaagaagcagagaaggaCCTGGAAAGGAAATTATCAAAGGCAATCAATTTGGGCCCCTATTTGCAAATGTATAAACTAGCAAAGAAAGGGAAAAACTGTTGGGCTTACGGTTTGGCCGACCATCTTGCTTGTAATTAATAGCGTTTTGCATTGTACAGTCTGTACTACTCACTCGGTTCTAATTTAGTTGTCATTCTagcatttaatttttgtttcatattagttatcattttagattttcaatgcagatgtttaatgaatattccaatcttatctatgctgttttaaagtttcaatcaatgaaaaaattataaaatatattaatgaaagacaaaacataaaatttaatagtttccttaatttgtgtgtaaaaACCTTAAACGATAGTTAAActagaacggagggagtactatttttgcaatttaaatCTGTTTTGGAAAGTTTGGGCATTCAATATCATGCATTAAATCAatctctatttatttttatggtcatatacTCCATTTGTCCCTGATAAATTGATGTTTCAACACtatcacacatattaagaaaagtttaaattttatttgtaaattaatttataattacttagTAGATAGAGAAACCATAAACTAATAGACTAATAGACaaatgacatgtgtcaaaaaagCATAAAGTAGtataattgttttagtttttactctacaacatcaatttttgagggacgaaaataaatcctaaaacatcaatctatcaGGGACAGAGgaaaatatttgataataatCGATGCCCTTATTTTTGTTGGCCTCCGTATGTTTTTCCGCCACATCCCATTTTGCATATAGGCCTAAGAACAAATTACATAAAATCAGGATAATAAATGCAATATAAATGATATCCTTAATTGCAATATAAATGACATCCTTATTTGTAGCTCAAAGGCAAATTATTAGAAGACATGATTTAACTTACCTTAAAAACCACCGCTTTGTATACACCTTCCTTTACTATCAATGTCTTCCTTATTACTACTATTAAGACTCATGTTTAATGTGAACAAAATCATCCATTTAAAAAACGGCTCAATTAAATTAGACATCGATCTTCTACTTGGTCACCAAGGATTACATTAACTACTACCTTTTATCACAATACTCTAACACCAGTATATATAATTCTACTTGCTATCATGTCACCTCACATCTTACCACAACAAAATCGCATAGATCTTACAACAAAACCTTCTTCGTGTATATAATGGCAGCTCTTTAATCAATCTTCTACTTGGCTCAAttagttagattttttttttctttttttctatgtaGGTGGAATAtgaaatgaagaacaaaactgGAATGAAGGTCAAAgtctgtttctttgtctttttctcaacttcatttcttttttgtttcttcttaaaattttgCAAGTCCAGTTAAATCCAGCAAGTAAAATATGATCCAATAGTAGAGGAAACAATGGCCCAAACAAAGTCATTCCAACAATAACTTAAAAAGGTATTATTCTAATATAATAACgtttttaatcctttttctgggtcaaaaaaatatatacatagttttaaacttaaaaattatacttatgttttaagtaaa
This genomic window contains:
- the LOC104789432 gene encoding uncharacterized WD repeat-containing protein C2A9.03-like, whose translation is MEQFNSDDKSIGKTTRVVDSELSDSDFEDDFETTKTETDTSAQEARNGKDVQGIQWGGFKYTRDEFRETRLKEYENFVNILTPRSREKLDKEHRQVEKGKNFYDFQFNTRLVASTIVHFQLRNLVWATSKHDVYLMQNYSLMHWSSLLQRGKEVVNVARSVTPTQKLPGLFSEPLSRVQVSSMTVKENLILLGGFDGELLCKCVNQPGVAFCTRLSTEEYAITNTVDIYRSPSGSLRLITANNDCKIRVFDAQSFTRVSEFAFDWSVNNTSASPDGKLLAVLGDSTECLISDSHSGKVISSLKGHKDYSFASAWHPNGLILATGNQDTTCRLWDIRNPSESFAVLKGNMGAIRGLKFTPGGRFLAMAEPADFVHIFDMESGFLQSQEFLVFSFYCSGSLRLITANNDCKIRVFDAQSFTRVSEFAFDWSVNNTSASPDGKLLAVLGDSTECLISDSHSGKVISSLKGHKDYSFASAWHPNGLILATGNQDTTCRLWDIRNPSESFAVLKGNMGAIRGLKFTPGGRFLAMAEPADFVHIFDMESGFLQSQEIDLFGEIAGISFSPDTEALYVGVADRTYGSLMEFKRKKDNHYTDSFF